In Thermomonas carbonis, a single genomic region encodes these proteins:
- a CDS encoding type II toxin-antitoxin system VapC family toxin, with product MIAVDAPVLIELLTDGARADAAEVSLRQALGSGRVVVCDAALACVCASLRNGADALAAIEEMGVHYNAVESKSALRAGEMQRRQRQRSGEARPIADFLIGAHALLQCDALITYDTAFHRDYFKGLKLIAPKA from the coding sequence ATGATCGCGGTTGATGCCCCGGTACTGATCGAACTGCTCACCGACGGTGCACGCGCCGACGCCGCTGAAGTCTCGTTGCGGCAAGCGTTGGGTAGCGGTCGTGTGGTGGTCTGCGATGCCGCGTTGGCCTGTGTGTGCGCGTCCTTGCGCAATGGTGCCGACGCGTTGGCCGCAATCGAGGAAATGGGCGTGCACTACAACGCGGTCGAATCCAAGTCCGCGCTGCGTGCCGGCGAGATGCAGCGGCGTCAGCGCCAGCGCAGCGGCGAGGCTCGCCCGATCGCCGATTTCCTCATCGGCGCGCACGCACTGCTGCAATGCGACGCGCTGATCACCTACGACACCGCCTTTCATCGCGATTACTTCAAGGGCCTGAAGTTGATCGCGCCCAAAGCCTGA
- the acnA gene encoding aconitate hydratase AcnA produces MADSFSTRARLDINGTSYAYASLAKLGERFDIARLPYSLKILLENLLRHEDGGITVGRDHIEALARWDASAEPDTEIAFMPARVVLQDFTGVPCVVDLAAMRDAVTRLGGKASQINPLIPSELVIDHSVQVDVFGRADALDLNGKIEFQRNAERYSFLRWGQKAFGNFKVVPPNTGIVHQVNLEHLARVVMERDIDGTTWAFPDTVFGTDSHTTMINGLGVLGWGVGGIEAEAAMLGQPSSMLIPQVVGFRLTGKLPEGATATDLVLTVTQMLRKHGVVGKFVEFFGDGLQHLPLADRATIANMAPEYGATCGIFPIDAESITYLRLSGRSEAQIALVEAYAKAQGLWHDAESPHATYSATLSLDMATVRPSLAGPKRPQDRVLLEDMQANFADNLGPLTANRKARNEVVQDFKDEGGAQPQAEHLAVRPRSKIRIRDVDAELADGSVVIAAITSCTNTSNPAVMLGAGLLARNAVAKGLKAAPWVKTSLGPGSLVVTDYLRKAGVLDDLEQLGFFVVGYGCTTCIGNSGPLPDEVSKGIAENELVVASVLSGNRNFEGRVHPEVKANYLASPPLVVAYAIAGTVDIDLTRDPLGKDGDGNDVYLRDIWPSNKEIGDSIAATVGPELFAQNYADVFKGDSRWNSIASPEGESFEWDAGSTYIKNPPYFDGMTMEVGTIDDIHGARVLGLFGDSITTDHISPAGNIKGSSPAGRFLQERGVLPADFNSYGSRRGNDDVMVRGTFANIRIKNLMFGGEEGGNTLYFSDNAKPEKLAIYDAAMKYKANGVPLVVLAGKEYGTGSSRDWAAKGTNLLGVKAVIAESFERIHRANLVGMGVLPLQFVDGDNALELGLDGSETFSITGLADGASKAATVAATKASGSTLTFQAKVLLLTPKEVEYFRHGGLLQYVLRQLATRQAV; encoded by the coding sequence ATGGCCGACTCCTTCTCCACCCGCGCCCGCCTCGACATCAACGGCACGTCGTACGCCTACGCCAGCCTGGCGAAGCTGGGCGAGCGCTTCGACATCGCCCGCCTGCCCTACTCGCTCAAGATCCTGCTGGAGAACCTGCTGCGCCACGAGGACGGTGGCATCACTGTCGGCCGCGACCACATCGAGGCGCTCGCGCGCTGGGATGCGAGCGCCGAACCCGATACCGAAATCGCCTTCATGCCCGCGCGGGTGGTGTTGCAGGACTTCACCGGCGTGCCCTGCGTGGTCGACCTCGCGGCGATGCGCGATGCGGTGACCAGGCTTGGCGGCAAGGCCAGCCAGATCAATCCGCTGATCCCGTCGGAACTGGTCATCGACCATTCGGTGCAGGTCGACGTGTTCGGCCGCGCGGATGCGCTGGACCTCAACGGCAAGATCGAATTCCAGCGTAACGCGGAGCGCTACAGCTTCCTGCGCTGGGGCCAGAAGGCGTTCGGCAACTTCAAGGTGGTCCCACCGAATACCGGCATCGTCCACCAAGTAAATCTTGAACACTTGGCGCGCGTGGTGATGGAACGCGACATCGACGGCACGACTTGGGCCTTCCCCGATACCGTGTTCGGCACCGACTCGCACACAACCATGATCAACGGGCTGGGCGTGCTGGGCTGGGGCGTCGGCGGGATCGAGGCCGAAGCCGCAATGCTCGGCCAGCCTTCGTCGATGCTCATTCCGCAGGTGGTCGGCTTCCGGCTGACCGGCAAGTTGCCCGAGGGCGCCACCGCCACCGATCTGGTGCTGACCGTCACCCAGATGCTGCGCAAGCACGGCGTGGTCGGCAAGTTCGTGGAGTTCTTCGGCGACGGACTGCAGCATCTGCCGCTGGCCGACCGCGCGACCATCGCCAACATGGCGCCGGAATACGGCGCGACCTGCGGCATTTTCCCGATCGATGCGGAATCCATCACCTACCTGCGCCTGTCAGGTCGCAGCGAGGCGCAGATCGCCCTGGTCGAGGCCTACGCGAAAGCGCAGGGCTTGTGGCACGACGCCGAGTCGCCACACGCGACTTACTCCGCCACGCTGTCGCTGGACATGGCCACGGTGCGTCCGTCGCTGGCTGGCCCCAAGCGCCCGCAGGACCGCGTGCTGCTGGAGGACATGCAGGCCAATTTCGCCGACAACCTCGGGCCGCTGACCGCCAACCGCAAGGCGCGCAACGAGGTGGTCCAGGACTTCAAGGACGAAGGTGGCGCGCAGCCGCAGGCCGAGCACTTGGCGGTCAGGCCGCGCTCGAAGATCCGCATCCGCGATGTCGATGCCGAACTCGCCGATGGCTCGGTGGTGATCGCGGCGATCACGTCATGCACCAACACCTCCAACCCGGCCGTCATGCTCGGTGCCGGCCTGCTGGCGCGCAATGCGGTGGCGAAGGGCTTGAAGGCCGCGCCGTGGGTGAAGACATCGCTGGGCCCGGGTTCTCTTGTGGTGACCGACTACCTTCGCAAGGCCGGCGTGCTGGACGACCTGGAGCAACTGGGTTTCTTCGTGGTCGGTTACGGCTGCACGACCTGCATCGGCAATTCCGGCCCTCTGCCGGACGAAGTGAGCAAGGGCATCGCAGAGAACGAACTGGTCGTTGCTTCGGTGTTGTCCGGTAACCGCAATTTCGAAGGCCGCGTGCATCCCGAGGTGAAAGCGAACTACCTCGCCTCGCCGCCGCTCGTGGTGGCCTATGCGATCGCCGGCACCGTCGACATCGACCTGACCCGCGATCCGCTCGGCAAGGATGGCGATGGCAACGATGTCTACCTGCGCGACATCTGGCCGAGCAACAAGGAAATCGGCGACAGCATCGCCGCCACCGTTGGCCCCGAGTTGTTTGCGCAGAACTACGCCGACGTGTTCAAGGGCGATTCGCGCTGGAATTCGATCGCCTCGCCGGAGGGCGAATCCTTCGAGTGGGATGCGGGCTCGACCTACATCAAGAATCCACCCTACTTCGATGGCATGACCATGGAGGTCGGCACCATCGACGACATTCATGGTGCACGCGTGCTCGGCCTGTTCGGCGATTCGATCACCACCGACCACATCTCGCCGGCCGGCAACATCAAGGGCAGCTCGCCTGCGGGTCGCTTCCTGCAGGAGCGCGGCGTGCTGCCGGCGGATTTCAACAGCTACGGCTCGCGCCGCGGCAACGACGACGTGATGGTTCGCGGCACCTTCGCCAACATCCGCATCAAGAACCTGATGTTCGGCGGCGAGGAAGGCGGCAATACACTGTATTTCAGCGACAACGCCAAGCCCGAGAAGCTCGCGATCTACGACGCGGCGATGAAGTACAAGGCCAACGGCGTGCCGCTGGTGGTGCTGGCCGGCAAGGAATACGGCACCGGTTCATCGCGCGACTGGGCGGCCAAGGGCACCAACCTGCTCGGCGTCAAGGCAGTGATCGCCGAGTCGTTCGAGCGCATCCATCGCGCCAACCTGGTCGGCATGGGCGTGCTGCCGCTGCAGTTCGTCGATGGCGACAACGCGCTGGAACTGGGCCTGGACGGTTCGGAGACTTTTTCCATCACCGGATTGGCCGATGGCGCATCGAAGGCCGCCACTGTGGCTGCGACGAAAGCCAGCGGCAGCACGTTGACGTTCCAGGCCAAAGTCTTGTTGCTGACGCCGAAGGAAGTCGAATACTTCCGCCACGGTGGTCTGCTGCAGTACGTGCTGCGGCAGTTGGCAACGCGCCAGGCCGTTTGA
- the acnB gene encoding bifunctional aconitate hydratase 2/2-methylisocitrate dehydratase has translation MLEAYRHHAAERAALGIPPLPLSAQQTAEVIELLKAPPAGEDAFLVDLITNRVPAGVDDAAKVKASYLAALAFGTENNPLIPRARATELLGTMLGGYNVQPLVELLDDAEVGTIAADALKHTLLVFDAFHDVQEKANAGNANAQSVLQSWANAEWFTSKPEVPASLTITVFKVPGETNTDDLSPAPDATTRPDIPLHALAMLKNARPDTPFTPEEDGKRGPIAQILALKEKGHLVAYVGDVVGTGSSRKSATNSVLWFTGEDIPFIPNKRFGGVCLGSKIAPIFYNTMEDAGALPIELDVSRMHHGDVVELRPYDGQAIKNGEVIAEFQVKSEVLFDEVRAGGRIPLIIGRGLTAKAREALGLPASTLFRLPQQPADTGKGFTLAQKMVGRACGLPEGQGVRPGTYCEPKMTSVGSQDTTGPMTRDELKDLACLGFSADLVMQSFCHTAAYPKPVDVKTHHTLPDFISTRGGIALRPGDGIIHSWLNRMLLPDTVGTGGDSHTRFPIGISFPAGSGLVAFAAATGVMPLDMPESVLVRFKGQLQPGVTLRDLVHAIPLYAIKAGLLTVEKKGKKNIFSGRILEIEGLPDLKIEQAFELADASAERSAAGCTVRLDKAPIVEYLTSNITLLKWMIAEGYADPRSLARRIAKMEAWLADPQLLEPDADAEYAAVIEIDLKEVVEPIVCCPNDPDDAKTLSDVAGATIDEVFIGSCMTNIGHFRAAAKLLEGKRDIPTRLWVAPPTKMDAAELTKEGHYGTFGAAGARMEMPGCSLCMGNQAQIREGATAMSTSTRNFPNRLGRNTNVYLGSAELAAICSRLGRIPTREEYMADIGVVNANGEKIYRYMNFDRIEEYRDVADTVSA, from the coding sequence ATGCTGGAAGCCTACCGCCACCACGCTGCCGAACGCGCCGCCCTCGGCATCCCGCCGCTGCCGCTGAGCGCGCAACAGACCGCCGAGGTCATCGAGCTCTTGAAGGCTCCCCCCGCTGGCGAAGACGCGTTCCTCGTCGACCTCATCACCAATCGCGTCCCGGCCGGCGTGGACGATGCCGCCAAGGTCAAGGCCAGCTACCTCGCCGCGCTGGCTTTCGGGACCGAAAACAATCCACTGATCCCGCGCGCGCGCGCTACCGAGCTGCTGGGCACGATGCTCGGCGGTTACAACGTGCAGCCGCTGGTCGAACTGCTGGACGATGCCGAGGTCGGCACGATCGCCGCGGACGCGCTGAAGCACACCCTGCTGGTGTTCGATGCCTTCCATGACGTGCAGGAAAAAGCCAACGCCGGCAATGCCAACGCGCAGTCGGTCCTGCAAAGCTGGGCGAATGCCGAATGGTTCACCAGCAAGCCGGAAGTACCGGCATCGCTGACCATCACCGTGTTCAAGGTGCCCGGCGAGACCAACACCGACGACCTGTCGCCGGCACCCGACGCGACCACCCGCCCGGACATCCCGCTGCATGCGCTGGCGATGCTCAAGAATGCGCGCCCCGATACGCCGTTCACGCCCGAGGAAGACGGCAAGCGCGGCCCGATCGCGCAAATCCTGGCGCTGAAGGAGAAGGGCCACCTGGTCGCGTACGTCGGCGACGTGGTCGGCACCGGCTCGTCGCGCAAGTCGGCGACCAACAGCGTGCTCTGGTTCACCGGTGAGGACATTCCGTTCATCCCGAACAAGCGTTTCGGCGGCGTCTGCCTCGGCAGCAAGATCGCACCGATCTTCTACAACACCATGGAAGATGCCGGCGCACTGCCGATCGAACTCGACGTGTCGCGGATGCACCACGGCGACGTGGTCGAGTTGCGTCCCTACGATGGCCAGGCAATCAAGAACGGCGAGGTGATCGCCGAGTTCCAGGTCAAGTCCGAAGTGCTGTTCGACGAGGTGCGCGCCGGTGGCCGCATCCCGCTGATCATCGGCCGCGGCCTCACCGCGAAGGCGCGCGAAGCGCTGGGCCTGCCGGCATCGACCCTGTTCCGCCTGCCGCAGCAACCGGCCGATACCGGCAAGGGTTTCACCCTGGCACAGAAGATGGTCGGTCGCGCCTGCGGTCTGCCGGAAGGCCAGGGCGTGCGTCCGGGCACCTACTGCGAGCCGAAGATGACCTCGGTGGGCTCGCAGGACACGACTGGCCCGATGACCCGCGACGAGCTGAAGGATCTGGCCTGCCTCGGCTTCAGCGCCGACCTGGTGATGCAGTCGTTCTGCCACACCGCGGCCTATCCGAAGCCGGTCGACGTGAAGACGCACCACACGCTGCCGGACTTCATCTCGACCCGCGGCGGCATCGCCTTGCGTCCCGGCGACGGCATCATCCACAGCTGGCTCAACCGCATGCTGCTGCCGGACACGGTCGGCACCGGTGGCGACTCGCATACCCGCTTCCCGATCGGCATTTCGTTCCCGGCCGGCTCCGGCCTGGTCGCGTTCGCAGCCGCCACCGGTGTGATGCCGCTGGACATGCCGGAGTCGGTGCTGGTGCGCTTCAAGGGCCAGTTGCAGCCGGGCGTGACCCTGCGCGACCTGGTCCATGCGATCCCGCTGTATGCGATCAAGGCCGGCTTGCTGACGGTGGAGAAAAAGGGCAAGAAGAACATCTTCTCCGGCCGCATCCTGGAGATCGAAGGCCTGCCGGACCTGAAGATCGAGCAGGCATTCGAGTTGGCTGATGCCTCGGCGGAACGTTCCGCCGCCGGCTGCACGGTGCGCCTGGACAAGGCACCGATCGTCGAATACCTGACCAGCAACATCACCCTGCTGAAGTGGATGATCGCCGAAGGCTATGCCGACCCGCGCTCGCTGGCCCGCCGCATCGCCAAGATGGAAGCCTGGCTGGCCGACCCGCAGTTGCTGGAGCCGGATGCCGACGCCGAGTACGCCGCGGTCATCGAGATCGACCTCAAGGAAGTGGTCGAGCCGATCGTGTGCTGCCCGAACGATCCGGACGATGCCAAGACCCTGTCCGACGTGGCCGGCGCGACCATCGATGAAGTCTTCATCGGCTCGTGCATGACCAACATCGGCCACTTCCGCGCCGCTGCGAAATTGCTCGAAGGCAAGCGCGACATTCCGACGCGCCTGTGGGTGGCACCGCCGACCAAGATGGATGCGGCCGAGCTGACCAAGGAGGGCCATTACGGCACCTTCGGCGCGGCTGGCGCGCGCATGGAGATGCCCGGCTGCTCGCTGTGCATGGGCAACCAGGCGCAGATCCGCGAAGGCGCCACCGCGATGTCGACATCGACCCGCAACTTCCCGAACCGGCTGGGCCGCAACACCAATGTCTACCTGGGCTCGGCGGAACTGGCGGCGATCTGCTCGCGCCTGGGCCGCATCCCGACCCGCGAGGAGTACATGGCGGACATCGGCGTGGTCAACGCGAACGGCGAGAAGATCTATCGCTACATGAACTTCGACCGGATCGAGGAATACCGGGACGTAGCGGACACGGTCTCGGCCTGA
- the clpS gene encoding ATP-dependent Clp protease adapter ClpS, translated as MPHKPDNPHHEHDHGVVVAPAKPETARPPLYSVFLLNDDYTPMDFVVDVLTRFFGLDLERATQVMLHVHTRGRGVCGVFTREIAESKVSQVNEYARMNQHPLLCTMERA; from the coding sequence ATGCCCCATAAGCCCGACAACCCCCATCACGAGCACGACCACGGCGTCGTGGTCGCTCCCGCCAAACCGGAAACGGCGCGCCCGCCGCTGTATTCGGTGTTCCTGCTGAACGACGACTACACCCCGATGGATTTCGTGGTCGACGTGCTGACGCGCTTCTTCGGCCTCGACCTGGAACGCGCCACCCAAGTGATGTTGCACGTGCATACGCGCGGCCGCGGGGTGTGCGGGGTGTTCACCCGCGAGATCGCGGAATCCAAGGTTTCACAGGTGAATGAATACGCCAGGATGAACCAGCATCCGCTGTTGTGCACGATGGAGCGCGCCTAG
- the hflD gene encoding high frequency lysogenization protein HflD, whose amino-acid sequence MEDRVLALAGVLQALAQVRRIAETGQSETAPARVALESVFRIDAATTQAVYGDAGAVNAGLRLLRNYLANNERDEALAKLGLSVLQLERRFQGDAGIVHKVQTGIGALSAPSERLGSTHPDVIAGLGSLYADTVSTLRPRVMVQGNPHYLGQAGVVAEVRALLLAALRSAVLWRQNGGSLWDFAFQRRQMAAAIDAMLR is encoded by the coding sequence ATGGAAGACCGCGTACTGGCACTGGCCGGTGTGTTGCAGGCGCTGGCGCAGGTGCGCCGGATCGCCGAGACCGGACAGTCGGAAACCGCACCGGCGCGTGTCGCGCTGGAGAGCGTGTTCCGCATCGATGCCGCCACGACGCAGGCGGTCTATGGCGATGCCGGCGCAGTCAACGCCGGCCTTCGCCTGCTGCGCAATTACCTGGCCAACAACGAGCGCGATGAAGCTCTGGCGAAGTTGGGGCTCTCGGTGCTGCAGCTGGAACGCCGGTTCCAGGGCGATGCCGGCATCGTCCACAAGGTACAAACCGGGATCGGCGCGTTGTCGGCGCCCTCCGAGCGACTGGGCAGTACGCATCCGGACGTGATCGCCGGTCTCGGCAGCCTCTACGCGGACACGGTGAGCACGCTGCGTCCGCGGGTGATGGTGCAAGGCAACCCGCATTACCTGGGGCAAGCCGGCGTGGTCGCGGAAGTGCGCGCCTTGCTGCTGGCCGCGCTCCGCTCCGCCGTGCTGTGGCGGCAGAACGGCGGCAGCTTGTGGGACTTCGCCTTCCAGCGTCGGCAAATGGCGGCGGCGATCGACGCGATGCTGCGCTGA
- a CDS encoding NUDIX hydrolase, with protein sequence MSYREGRFWQPDVTVATLVVRDGRLLCVEERANGQLVINQPAGHLEPDESLVEAAVRETREETGWNVRVTHLVGAYQWKAPSHGESSGRHYLRFAFAAEPVDEIPDAKLDEGIVRALWLAPAELQALASRHRSPLVWRCVADHLGGSRHPLDLVRQLA encoded by the coding sequence ATGAGCTACCGCGAGGGCCGCTTCTGGCAGCCGGACGTGACCGTGGCCACGCTGGTCGTACGCGATGGCCGCCTGCTGTGCGTGGAGGAGCGCGCCAATGGGCAATTGGTAATCAACCAGCCGGCCGGGCATCTGGAACCGGACGAAAGCCTGGTTGAAGCCGCAGTGCGCGAAACCCGCGAGGAGACCGGCTGGAACGTGCGCGTGACCCATCTGGTCGGTGCCTACCAGTGGAAAGCGCCATCGCATGGCGAAAGCAGCGGCCGTCACTACCTGCGCTTTGCCTTCGCCGCCGAACCGGTCGATGAAATCCCCGATGCCAAGCTGGACGAGGGCATCGTGCGAGCGCTGTGGCTGGCACCGGCCGAGCTGCAGGCGCTGGCATCGCGCCATCGCAGTCCGCTGGTCTGGCGCTGCGTGGCCGACCATCTCGGCGGCAGTCGCCATCCGCTGGACCTGGTGCGGCAACTGGCATGA
- a CDS encoding AbrB/MazE/SpoVT family DNA-binding domain-containing protein — MEATVAERGQITLPKAVRDALGLTKGSVLKVEMDGSRIVLSKHVDDAISRVRGKFALDVSAGDKGRADDRG; from the coding sequence ATGGAAGCCACCGTTGCCGAACGCGGCCAGATCACCTTGCCCAAGGCCGTCCGTGACGCGCTGGGCCTGACCAAGGGCAGCGTGCTGAAAGTGGAGATGGACGGCAGCCGCATCGTGCTGAGCAAGCACGTGGACGATGCGATCTCGCGGGTGCGCGGCAAGTTCGCGCTGGACGTCTCGGCTGGCGACAAGGGTCGAGCCGATGATCGCGGTTGA
- a CDS encoding EAL domain-containing protein, protein MAFQPIIDVRTREIFAYEALVRGKGGQGAGVILSQVTQENRYIFDQTCRVTAVALASRLQMPCFVSINFLPNAVYQAATCIRATLEAARAHGFPTSRLIFEITENEKLVDKEHLKSIIREYRRQGFKTAIDDFGAGYAGLNLLAEFQPDIIKLDMEMVRAIDTDPVRQAIVRGILGVCAALGIESIAEGVETSGEFETLLGMGVGLFQGYLFAKPGFEVLPEVTWPELPG, encoded by the coding sequence ATGGCCTTCCAGCCGATCATCGACGTGCGCACGCGGGAGATATTCGCCTACGAGGCGCTGGTTCGGGGCAAGGGTGGCCAGGGAGCGGGCGTGATCCTGTCGCAGGTCACCCAGGAGAATCGTTACATCTTCGACCAGACGTGCAGGGTCACCGCGGTCGCGCTGGCCTCACGCTTGCAGATGCCTTGCTTCGTGAGCATCAATTTCCTGCCGAACGCCGTGTACCAGGCGGCAACCTGCATCCGCGCCACGCTCGAGGCGGCGCGGGCGCACGGATTCCCGACCTCGCGGCTGATCTTCGAGATCACCGAGAACGAAAAGCTGGTGGACAAGGAGCACCTCAAGAGCATCATTCGCGAGTACCGCCGGCAGGGCTTCAAAACCGCGATCGACGATTTCGGCGCGGGCTATGCCGGCTTGAACCTGCTCGCCGAGTTCCAGCCTGACATCATCAAGCTCGACATGGAGATGGTGCGCGCGATCGATACCGATCCGGTGCGCCAGGCAATCGTTCGCGGCATCCTCGGTGTGTGTGCCGCGCTCGGCATCGAATCCATCGCCGAGGGCGTGGAAACGTCGGGAGAGTTCGAAACCCTGCTAGGCATGGGGGTTGGCCTGTTCCAGGGCTACCTGTTCGCCAAGCCCGGCTTCGAAGTGCTCCCAGAGGTGACGTGGCCGGAACTGCCGGGGTGA
- the mnmA gene encoding tRNA 2-thiouridine(34) synthase MnmA, with product MNAGRIVVGMSGGVDSSVAALLLRDAGFDVTGLFMQNWVEDGSGDCRAEDDRRDAVAVSGKLGLPIRFRDFSREYWDGVFQHFLAEYAVGRTPNPDVLCNREIKFKHFLDAAHELGAEGIATGHYSRVDCVRGEYRLLRAKDRGKDQSYFLHQLGQRQLAATRFPLGELHKDDVRRIAAQHQLPTAAKKDSTGICFIGERDFREFLGQYLPARTGEIRDPSGNCVGEHPGVFHYTLGQREGLHIGGVRGRAQAPWFVVGKDVERNLLYVDQGHDSPWLQSRSLRSETMHWIASHAPATRFACTAQTRYRQPDEDCEVELHDDGSVSVRFARPQRAVTPGQSLVLYDGDTCLGGAVILHTDAPAVTHQFTRNDAA from the coding sequence ATGAACGCGGGACGCATTGTCGTGGGCATGTCGGGGGGGGTGGATTCGTCCGTCGCCGCCCTGCTGTTGCGCGATGCCGGCTTCGACGTCACAGGCTTGTTCATGCAGAACTGGGTGGAGGATGGCTCAGGCGATTGTCGTGCCGAGGATGATCGTCGCGATGCCGTCGCGGTGAGCGGGAAGCTGGGCCTGCCGATCCGCTTCCGCGATTTCTCGCGCGAATACTGGGATGGTGTGTTCCAGCATTTTCTTGCCGAATACGCCGTTGGTCGTACGCCCAATCCGGACGTGCTGTGCAACCGCGAGATCAAGTTCAAGCATTTCCTGGATGCCGCGCATGAACTCGGTGCGGAGGGCATTGCCACCGGTCATTACTCCCGCGTCGATTGCGTTCGCGGCGAATACCGCTTGTTGCGGGCAAAGGATCGCGGCAAGGATCAGAGCTATTTCCTGCATCAGCTCGGCCAGCGGCAATTGGCGGCTACGCGCTTCCCGCTGGGCGAACTGCACAAGGACGATGTGCGCCGGATCGCCGCGCAACACCAGTTGCCGACCGCCGCGAAGAAGGATTCCACGGGCATCTGCTTCATCGGCGAACGCGATTTTCGCGAGTTCCTGGGTCAGTACCTCCCAGCCAGGACTGGCGAGATTCGTGACCCTTCCGGCAACTGCGTAGGCGAACATCCCGGCGTCTTCCATTACACCCTCGGCCAGCGCGAAGGCCTGCATATCGGCGGCGTGCGCGGCCGTGCGCAGGCGCCGTGGTTCGTGGTCGGCAAGGATGTCGAGCGCAACCTGCTCTACGTCGACCAGGGCCATGACAGTCCGTGGCTGCAGTCGCGCTCCCTGCGCAGCGAAACGATGCACTGGATCGCCAGCCACGCACCGGCCACGCGCTTTGCCTGCACCGCACAGACCCGCTACCGGCAACCGGACGAAGACTGCGAAGTCGAGCTGCACGACGACGGCAGTGTCAGCGTGCGGTTCGCCCGCCCGCAACGCGCGGTTACGCCTGGGCAATCGCTGGTGCTCTACGACGGCGACACGTGCCTGGGTGGCGCTGTCATCCTGCACACCGACGCGCCCGCGGTCACGCATCAATTCACAAGGAACGACGCTGCATGA